The Rhinoraja longicauda isolate Sanriku21f chromosome 28, sRhiLon1.1, whole genome shotgun sequence DNA segment acgtGGAGTTTCTggacgggacctttcttcagactagtaatGTACTTCACTGTCTTTCAGCAAATGGAAATAAATTGATTGATTCTCATTGGTTTTGAGAATTCTGATCATCATTGTATTAGTTTGATTATGGCTCCAGTAGTAATTTAAAACTTCTCACGGGCATGTTGTATGTAACACATTGTTGCAGCTTACTTTCCAAAGAGAATACATaagtattttgtttttaaaaaactaaaccaaatgagAGACAGATTCCCTTACTTCAACAATTTTCGTCGAGGATTTATGACATATTTGAATTTTCCATTTCTGGGTCATTTGAAAACAGATGATGTAAATCAAATCGGTTATAGAATATGATCATGCTGACACATGACTTTGCTGCGAAATGCGTAACCACAAATGTTCATGGATTAGAGGGTTTAACTAGAAGGAGAGGTTCGACAAACTGGCCCTCCAGCGCACAATATCCATGCCCAACATGATTGTTTATTCTGGAGTGACGgatgctgaggggagacctgatagaagcatataaaattatgaggcatagatagggtagacattcagaaccttttccccccagggtggaaatatcatgaCTAGCATAGCTTTTAGGTGGGAgaggaaaatttaaaggagacgtgcagggCCAAGAATTTTTGCACAGactgtggtaggtgcctggaacgtgctgccaggggtggtggtggaggcatatacgattgtggcgtttaagaaacttttaggtaggcagaaggacacaaagtgctggagtaactcagcaggtcaggcagcaagcatctctggataacatagacaggtgacgttttgggtcgagacccttcgtgacAGTAATGTTTTTaggtaggcgcatggatatggcaGGCAATGTAaagaaatggatcatgtgcaggcagaggagattagtttaacttggcatcttgttgggcatggatattgtgcgctgaaggacctattcctgcgctgcactgttctatgttctgagttaTATGTTGGTCCTTTCTGACGAGATTTGACTCCTGAGACGGCAACTTGCCTGGGTCATCTGCACTTACATTCCTCTGCCACCATGTTCTTGTACACAGTGATCATGCTACTTTGATCATTGACCACGGCCAGCAGAAGTTCAGAATACTCCACTGGAACGCAGCATGGTTCCCGTTTTGTCGGAAGCCCTTGTTCCTGCATTTTAATAAGTAAGACAACATGATTAGATACATTCCCTGTTAAGGGAATCCTGCAGGAGCCAACACAATTATGTATATTGTACAACTTCGGGACCAAGATCCAGTCATATGACAAACGCTCAAAGtcaatgctgagttcctccaatttgcaaatgGATCGGTTGGTTGCACTCCGATTTTGCCGAAAAAGTTTCTGCCTCTTTTCCCAAAAGGTCTTCACTGTTTGCAAAGTCTTCAGCAACAAGAAGGTGTAGTAGGTCTTTTGCCTGTGATTCTCCTTCTTTTGGTCATCTCGTGGCGAGATGCTGACTTGGGGGAACTCGGGAAGTGGAAAGGGATAATTGCACGCGTTCAGAAGATGAATCAGCTTTTTCAGGACCTTCTCGTTCTGGAAAATGGGTATTTCCAACACTTTTCTGACGGTATTTTTCAATTTGGTGAGGAAAAGCTGCTGGATCTTTTCCTCGGTTTCCCCGACGTTTCCGTGTTCTATTAACTGCTGGAGAAAGTTCTCCGCATTCTCCGGCAACAGAAATACCAGAGGTTCCTCTGACTGAACCAACAGCTCCAGGACGTAGGCGTTTGAAATATTCAGTGAGTGATGGGGAAGGCTTTCGATGGTTTCTTTGTCGAGGTGAAACACAGATCTGGAATTTTGGTCGGTGGAGTAATCTAATACGACATTCAGAAATCTGTTGAGTTGTTGCAAGAACGCGCGTGGAGACCCATGGCTTGAGGACGTTGAATGAAATGGAATGTCCAATGTTTCCAAATAATCACTCTCCGATCTTTTAACCACCTTGGAGGTTTCACTAAAAGCACAATTGACTGCATTAGGCTTCATATCTTCAAAAAGTATCTCTATATATACCACTTGATATCAATTGCATTGTTCACGAACAAAGTAGACATCACTGCAACTATTTCTGTTTTGTCTCCCTTACTCAAATCTTGACTACCTCAGTCTTTTGTCTCTTATTGTCTGCATGTGAGCCTCAGTCTACAACTCCATGTTATATTTTCCATTCTGTCTCACGCCATGAAAGGTAGTCTGTTTTAACTCATGCCAACAGAGTTTGCAACAACAcaatccatcacacagcccagactaCCCagcaatgactccatctacacttcacgctgcctcagaaaagcagtcaaATCATCAAAAacatgtcccaccccagtcattcctccttctccccacacctGTCGGGCAGCAAAAATAGTAGCttgaaaactcagtgggtcaggcagcatctgtggagaacatggataagtgatatttcagggcgagaccctttttcagactgaagaaggttcccgacccgaaatgtcacctatccatgttctccagagaagctgcctgacccgctgagttactccagcactttgatactTACTCAGTGATGGCTGGAGGTGACTCTGCTTCCTGGACTGAGGTGCAGCTTGGCTCCATCAGTTTGTTCTTCAACTCTTTGATCAGAAAAAACAAGGCTGGAGTCATCCTTGTAAAACGTTTCTCATCAAAGCCAAACAGCAACGACTGGAGCTCATCTCTCCTCGTTAGAGCACCTGCGTAACTCATTACATGAGAGCAAATTTACTTGATTATCAGCATGAATAATTATATA contains these protein-coding regions:
- the amh gene encoding muellerian-inhibiting factor; this translates as MEAVSTFVVSPFFFLLICALPVEQDIRKVNENVEESAASQSNGFSDLRLAEAQENCSADSMSTCDTDTLFAPGAGARLSQPSSKDSKITQNKLSSDGEPANANLREEMDTKSQPRSPSAFKEPVCRLQSDGQSMNYLEVIGATTGYERRFIEDVALYNDSRAATFGICSGAKQRHSALLLRNLAFHLKSAAEMVRLMVLHLSEVNWKGCNLQLQFKMASDRTLLRLIEESEMSLLVFYIGRSQGDIFENENVFRFTEVYLGKHQSVCFNEETKYVILSIRGVAGKCEEGELCIDVSLNIRHHSNGALTRRDELQSLLFGFDEKRFTRMTPALFFLIKELKNKLMEPSCTSVQEAESPPAITDETSKVVKRSESDYLETLDIPFHSTSSSHGSPRAFLQQLNRFLNVVLDYSTDQNSRSVFHLDKETIESLPHHSLNISNAYVLELLVQSEEPLVFLLPENAENFLQQLIEHGNVGETEEKIQQLFLTKLKNTVRKVLEIPIFQNEKVLKKLIHLLNACNYPFPLPEFPQVSISPRDDQKKENHRQKTYYTFLLLKTLQTVKTFWEKRQKLFRQNRSATNRSICKLEELSIDFERLSYDWILVPKLYNIHNCVGSCRIPLTGNVSNHVVLLIKMQEQGLPTKREPCCVPVEYSELLLAVVNDQSSMITVYKNMVAEECKCR